One stretch of Accipiter gentilis chromosome 20, bAccGen1.1, whole genome shotgun sequence DNA includes these proteins:
- the NSUN2 gene encoding RNA cytosine C(5)-methyltransferase NSUN2 yields MGRRARDRRRQERRQERGGDGGDQAGWAGGYPEIVKENELFERYYRELGIVPAGEWGDFMAALREPLPATLRITGYRSHAREVLHCLKEKYFGELRGLEVDGQKVEMPQPLSWYPEELAWHTNLSRKILRKSPQLEKFHQFLVSETECGNISRQEAVSMIPPLLLNVDPHHKILDMCAAPGSKTAQLIEMLHSDMNVPFPKGFVIANDVDNKRCYLLVHQAKRLNSPCIMVVNHDASSIPNLQIDVDGRKEVLFYDRILCDVPCSGDGTMRKNIDVWKKWTTQNSLQLHGLQLRIATRGVEQLAEGGRMVYSTCSLNPIENEAVIASLLEKSQGALELADVSSELPGLKRMPGITKWKVMLKDGQWFEEWKDVPSNRQTQIRPTMFPVKDEEKLKAMNLERCLRILPHHQNTGGFFVAVLIKKSPMPWNKRQPKVHQKLPQRTGDTEVTAANSDNGSECITEEPTLAENEESKKMQELQNSDTEQSKKEGVCGPPPSKKMKLFGFKEDPFVFLPEDDPLFLPIQKFYALDPSFPKMNLLTRTQEGKKRQLYMVSKELRNVLLNNSEKMKVINTGIKVWSRNSDGEQFGCAFRLAQEGIYTLYPFIHARIINVCIEDVKILLTQENPFLSKFSSETQKKVKDMAMGSIVLKYDPDPEKPDDLQCPIVLCGWQGKTSLRAFVPKNERLHYLRMMGVEVFKAKRKEEESESKMEEEIQRRLAQTEEGMDVEDKEHDLVTKMEAEIGEESTHSPVESSTMEVENKIEDLDQSSKNANSNVSEESKDTDTSNVKD; encoded by the exons ATGGGCCGCCGGGCGCGCGACCGCCGGCGGCAGGAGCGGCGGCAGGAGCGGGGCGGCGACGGCGGGGACCAGGCG GGCTGGGCCGGCGGCTACCCCGAGATCGTGAAGGAGAACGAGCTGTTCGAGCGGTACTACCGGGAGCTGGGCATCGTGCCTGCCGGCGAGTGGGGCGACTTTATGGCGGCGCTGAGGGAGCCGCTGCCCGCCACGCTGCGCATTACCGGCTACCGGAG CCACGCCAGAGAGGTTCTGCACTGCCTGAAGGAGAAGTACTTCGGGGAGCTGCGGGGCCTGGAGGTGGACGGCCAGAAGGTGGAGATGCCGCAGCCGCTGAGCTG GTACCCAGAGGAGTTAGCCTGGCACACCAACCTCAGCAGAAAGATCCTACGCAAGTCACCGCAACTGGAAAAGTTTCATCAGTTTCTGGTTAGCGAGACGGAATGT ggaAATATCAGTCGTCAGGAGGCTGTTAGCATGATCCCACCTCTGCTGCTTAATGTTGACCCTCATCATAAG ATTCTAGATATGTGTGCTGCACCAGGATCTAAGACTGCACAACTCATTGAAATGCTGCATTCAGACATGAATGTTCCTTTTCCCA AGGGTTTTGTAATTGCTAATGATGTTGACAACAAGCGCTGCTATTTGCTGGTTCATCAGGCTAAGAGATTAAACAGTCCGTGCATCATGGTGGTAAATCATGATGCTTCCAGCATTCCTAATCTACAAATAGATGTTGATGGAAGAAAAGAGGTCCTCTTCTACGACAGGATATTGTGTGATGTCCCCTGCAG TGGAGATGGAACCATGAGGAAAAACATTGATGTATGGAAGAAGTGGACAACACAAAACAGTTTGCAGCTCCATGG ATTGCAGTTAAGAATTGCAACCCGTGGTGTTGAACAGCTGGCAGAAGGCGGGAGAATGGTATATTCTACATGTTCGTTGAATCCTATCGAAAATGAAGCTGTGATCGCATCTCTGCTGGAAAAGAGTCAAG GGGCCTTAGAACTTGCTGATGTCTCTTCTGAGTTACCAGGTTTGAAGAGGATGCCAGGAATTACAAAATGGAAG GTAATGCTGAAAGATGGACAGTGGTTTGAAGAGTGGAAAGATGTGCCTTCAAATAGACAAACACAAATACGTCCCACTATGTTTCCAGTAAAAGATGAAGAGAAGCTAAAGGCAATGAATCTAGAGCGTTG TCTTAGGATATTGCCACATCACCAGAACACAGGAGGTTTCTTTGTGGCtgtgttaataaaaaaatctccaatgCCATGGAATAAACGCCAGCCAAAG GTTCATCAGAAATTACCACAAAGAACAGGAGATACTGAAGTGACAGCAGCTAATTCAGATAATGGTTCTGAATGTATTACTGAAGAACCAACACTTGCTGAAAATGAAGAGTCTAAGAAAATGCAAGAATTGCAGAATTCAGACACGgagcaaagcaaaaaggaaggagTATGTGG ACCACCACCGtctaaaaaaatgaagttgtttgGCTTCAAAGAAGACCCTTTTGTGTTTCTCCCTGAAGATGATCCATTGTTCCTTCCTatcca GAAGTTTTATGCATTGGACCCATCCTTTCCCAAGATGAATTTACTAACTCGAACtcaagaaggaaagaagagacagCTGTACATGGTTTCTAAGGAGCTAAGAAATGTGCTTCTGAACAACAGTGAGAAGATGAAG GTTATTAACACAGGGATAAAAGTCTGGTCTCGCAACAGTGATGGTGAACAGTTTGGATGCGCTTTCAGATTAGCACAAGAG gGAATTTATACTCTGTACCCATTCATTCATGCAAGGATTATAAATGTCTGCATAGAAGATGTTAAAATTCTGCTAACCCAGGAAAATCCATTCTTAAGTAAATTTAGCAGTGAAACGCAGAAGAAAGTCAAAGACATGG CAATGGGAAGTATCGTTCTGAAGTACGACCCAGACCCTGA AAAGCCTGATGATCTTCAGTGTCCTATAGTGCTGTGTGGTTGGCAAGGAAAGACATCACTCCGTGCCTTTGTGCCCAAGAATGAGAGACTTCATTACCTGAGGATGATGGGAGTTGAAGTGTttaaagcaaagaggaaagaggaggaatCAGAAAGTAAAATGGAGGAAGAAATTCAACGTAGGCTGGCACAAACAGAGGAAGGAATGGATGTGGAAGATAAAGAACATGATTTAGTCacaaaaatggaagcagaaatagGTGAAGAATCTACCCACAGTCCTGTGGAAAGCAGTACTATGGAAGTAGAAAATAAGATTGAGGATTTAGATCAATCTAGTAAAAATGCCAACAGTAATGTAAGCGAGGAAAGCAAAGACACGGATACGAGTAATGTGAAAGATTAG
- the SRD5A1 gene encoding LOW QUALITY PROTEIN: 3-oxo-5-alpha-steroid 4-dehydrogenase 1 (The sequence of the model RefSeq protein was modified relative to this genomic sequence to represent the inferred CDS: inserted 2 bases in 1 codon): MAARRRPSPATRPAVREGERAAAPTPVPAGPNGGQAPRARAATRVRRPGPARPSFRAALLHCHRPGGGTSVPELLPHTAAASTNWRAEGAVPVTPPAPIGPWRWWACRRPADEWRRXARGARRWRGMGSGDGGVCGFWRRLSGPEERRLLELLAYGLVALGAASALLLRFVPMPYGRYSSPRFGWPLPARPAWALQELPSLLVPLGLAACGGAAAAAWPNRLLLGCFVVHYAHRALIFPLLIREGKPTPFFTFVLALLFCVYNGYLQGRSLSNYAEYPSGWLKDPRFITGFIGWLTGMAINIHSDHILRNLRKPGESGYKIPRGGMFEYVSGANFFGEILEWFGFALACCTVESLAFALCTLFILGSRAKQHHQWYLEKFEDYPKNRKIVIPLVY; the protein is encoded by the exons ATGGCGGCCAGGCGCCGGCCGAGCCCCGCCACACGCCCCGCcgtgagagagggagagagggcgGCCGCTCCCACTCCCGTTCCCGCCGGCCCGAACGGCGGCCAGGCACCGCGTGCTCGCGCCGCTACGCGCGTgcgcaggcccggcccggcccgcccctcCTTCCGGGCCGCTCTGCTGCACTGCCACCGCCCCGGCGGCGGAACTTCCGTTCCCGAGCTCCTCCCCCATACCGCGGCCGCCTCCACCAACTGGCGGGCGGAGGGGGCGGTCCCGGTCACGCCCCCGGCGCCGATTGGTCCGTGGCGCTGGTGGGCGTGCCGCCGGCCGGCCGATGAATGGAGGCG CGCGAGAGGAGCGCGCCGGTGGCGCGGGATGGGGTCCGGCGATGGCGGCGTGTGCGGGTTCTGGCGGCGGCTGTCGGGGCCGGAGGAGCGgcggctgctggagctgctcGCCTACGGGCTGGTGGCGCTGGGTGCCGCCTCCGCCCTGCTGCTCCGCTTCGTCCCCATGCCCTACGGCCGGTACTCCTCGCCGCGCTTCGGCtggccgctgcccgcccgccccgcctgGGCGCTGCAGGAGCTGCCCTCCCTCCTCGTCCCGCTCGGGCTGGCCGCctgcggcggggcggccgccgccgcctggcCCAACCGCCTCCTCCTGGGCTGCTTCGTCGTGCACTACGCGCACAG GGCGCTCATATTTCCTCTTCTGATCCGGGAAGGAAAACCCACACCGTTTTTCACTTTTGTGCTAGCGCTTCTGTTCTGTGTTTACAATGGGTACTTGCAAGGCCGAAGCTTAAGCAACTATGCAGAATACCCTTCAGGCTGGTTAAAAGATCCACGTTTCATTACAG GTTTTATAGGGTGGTTGACTGGCATGGCAATCAATATTCATTCTGATCATATTCTCAGGAATCTGAGAAAACCAGGGGAAAGCGGTTACAAGATACCAAGAG GGGGAATGTTTGAGTATGTCAGTGGAGCCAACTTTTTTGGAGAGATcctggaatggtttgggtttgccCTTGCCTGCTGCACCGTTGAAAGCCTTGCATTTGCATTGTGTACGCTTTTCATCTTGGGTTCAAGGGCAAAACAACACCACCA atggtACCTTGAGAAATTTGAAGACTacccaaagaacagaaaaattgtGATCCCACTTGTGTACTGA